A single region of the Nicotiana sylvestris chromosome 6, ASM39365v2, whole genome shotgun sequence genome encodes:
- the LOC138870392 gene encoding uncharacterized protein: MEDRNRVVEEGVQMFDRKPVIGKAWKPDMDLTKTQMEKIPVWVRLLDLDIKYWDKTTLTKIAGLIGQPLKAGSATTQRERLTYARVLVEIELNQTYPTTIMFENEYEKIVEQNVVYDWEPVLCGKCGNYGHEMKECRKFLKEEKEKQKVPAGNKDHQE, encoded by the coding sequence ATGGAGGATAGAAATAGAGTAGTTGAAGAGGGAGTTCAAATGTTCGATAGAAAGCCAGTCATAGGTAAAGCATGGAAACCAGATATGGACCTCACTAAAACTCAAATGGAGAAGATACCTGTGTGGGTAAGATTATTGGATCTAGATATCAAGTATTGGGACAAAACAACACTGACTAAGATAGCAGGGCTGATTGGTCAACCTCTCAAAGCAGGTAGTGCAACTACACAAAGGGAAAGATTAACATATGCTAGAGTATTAGTGGAGATTGAGTTGAACCAAACATACCCTACAACAATAATGTTTGAGAATGAATATGAGAAAATAGTGGAGCAAAATGTTGTCTATGACTGGGAACCTGTACTATGTGGAAAATGTGGTAATTATGGGCATGAAATGAAAGAGTGTAGGAAATTCcttaaagaagaaaaggagaagCAGAAGGTACCAGCAGGAAACAAAGATCACCAGGAATAG